From the Ostrinia nubilalis chromosome 16, ilOstNubi1.1, whole genome shotgun sequence genome, one window contains:
- the LOC135079241 gene encoding chymotrypsin BII-like, with amino-acid sequence MKGFALVLLCAVAASQARSTGVEIGREAASLGENPWLVHLRLAVTNSGGLLNSCIGSLVDPRWVLTSASCVNSVNFVWIRYGAVDVFTPELVTEGGAAAGHLVQRHPQYDPVTGANDIALIRVNRYVLNPPSANIAVVELAAADAEVPSSGKVCTYGADADGAAGEFLSCVDADVSTDDDGVISADAESTIFDLGSPLVKDGMQYGILTRAGDSSSFINPAAYRDWIEQTAEIQLPGGNDSGDSDDNGDDSDDNGDDSDDNGDDSDDNGDDSDDNGDDSNDSDDSEDSEGLKINFVN; translated from the exons GCTCGCAGCACTGGCGTCGAAA TCGGGCGTGAAGCCGCGTCCTTGGGCGAGAACCCTTGGCTGGTGCATTTGCGCCTGGCCGTGACCAACAGCGGCGGCCTCCTGAACTCCTGCATCGGCTCGCTCGTCGACCCTCGCTGGGTGCTCACCTCTGCCAGCTGCGTCAACAG TGTCAACTTCGTGTGGATCCGCTACGGCGCCGTCGACGTGTTCACGCCGGAGTTGGTGACGGAGGGAGGCGCCGCAGCCGGACACCTCGTGCAACGCCACCCTCAGTACGACCCTGTGACCGGCGCCAACGACATCGCTCTGATCAGAGTCAACAGATACGTGCTCAACCCTC CCAGCGCAAACATCGCCGTTGTGGAGTTGGCTGCCGCTGATGCTGAAGTGCCCTCATCCGGCAAGGTCTGCACATACGGAGCTGATGCTGATGGCG CCGCTGGTGAGTTCCTGAGCTGCGTCGATGCTGACGTGAGCACCGACGATGACGGTGTCATCTCTGCCGATGCCGAGAGCACCATC TTCGATCTTGGATCCCCCCTGGTGAAAGACGGAATGCAGTACGGTATCCTGACCAGGGCTGGTGATAGCAGCA GCTTCATCAACCCTGCCGCCTACCGCGACTGGATCGAGCAGACCGCTGAAATCCAGCTCCCTGGCGGTAACGACAGTGGAGACAGCGACGACAACGGTGATGACAGCGACGACAATGGCGATGACAGCGACGACAACGGTGATGACAGCGACGACAATGGTGATGACAGCGACGACAATGGTGATGACAGCAATGACAGCGACGACAGCGAAGACAGCGAGGGTCTTAAAATCAACTTCGTCAACTAA
- the LOC135079083 gene encoding cytochrome P450 6B1-like, protein MFGFKRSVAFLVVTLAWALQYYTFGSVLLWYIFAVPLSLAVVYAVGTYDHEYWADRGIFAPPALPFVGHIKTVVTFKEQGGLFFKRIYDQYKDLRFLGTHQFYQRTLVVRDPELIKRICVNDFQHFVDRGFFFREDVDPLAGSVLFLRGAKWKRLRAKISPIFSPNKLRSMFPLIDNTAKEFLVRVKKQCTKNKHDASNNASEEDKMVAEKANTAEVKFEKFVGGFTADAIVPCAFGLKSNVMDNEDDPFAVALHAFYEMSLFNIFEKTMRQFWPAFVLFFRMRIIPKKTHDFFCNIVCSVLRAREKGDQEKRGDFIDMMMALRNDDTNQNNKPVEDDIEITDMVIAANAFIIFLGGFETTSSTLAFLFLELAAHPEVQDKMRSEIEEVIAKHGQMTYEALQDLTYMEMVILETLRLYPPFPTIQRMCTKDYTIPGTTTVVEEGTIVLFPTLGIHRDEQYFPDAEAFRPSRWAGAAPPPGVYAPFGDGPRYCIGKRFAMIQMKSCLSQVVPRVRVFPVTPRAGPFAADPRSPLTLHPYDSRVRISLIQTDNFTFTAGQK, encoded by the exons ATGTTCGGGTTTAAACGATCAGTCGCCTTCCTGGTGGTGACCCTAGCGTGGGCCCTGCAATACTACACCTTCGGGAGCGTACTATTATGGTACATTTTCGCAGTACCACTGTCGCTCGCCGTGGTATATGCAGTGGGGACCTATGACCATGAGTACTGGGCCGATCGCGGGATCTTCGCCCCTCCTGCTTTGCCCTTCGTAGGGCATATCAAGACTGTCGTCACCTTCAAGGAGCAAGGAGGACTCTTCTTCAAGAGAATCTACGATCAATACAAGGATCTGAGGTTTTTGG GAACGCACCAATTCTACCAGAGGACCCTCGTGGTCCGCGACCCTGAGCTGATAAAGAGGATCTGCGTGAACGACTTCCAGCACTTCGTGGACCGCGGCTTCTTCTTCAGGGAGGACGTGGACCCCCTCGCCGGGTCCGTGCTGTTCCTCCGGGGGGCCAAATGGAAGCGCCTTAGAGCCAAGATATCACCTATATTTTC ACCAAATAAACTACGAAGCATGTTTCCACTAATTGACAACACGGCAAAAGAATTTCTAGTTCGAGTGAAAAAGCAATGTACCAAAAACAAACACGATGCTAGTAACAACGCCAGTGAAGAAGACAAAATGGTGGCTGAAAAAGCGAATACTGCAGAAGTAAAGTTTGAGAAGTTCGTTGGAGGTTTTACGGCAGATGCAATAGTGCCGTGTGCCTTTGGACTGAAAAGCAATGTCATGGATAATGAGGATGATCCGTTTGCTGTAGCCCTGCATGCCTTTTATGAGATGTCGCTGTTCAACATTTTTGAGAA GACCATGCGTCAATTCTGGCCCGCCTTCGTGCTGTTCTTCCGCATGCGAATCATTCCGAAGAAGACCCATGACTTCTTCTGTAACATCGTCTGCAGTGTACTCAGGGCCAGGGAAAAAG GTGACCAGGAGAAACGCGGAGACTTCATTGACATGATGATGGCACTGCGCAACGATGACACCAATCAAAATAACAAGCCGGTTGAAGACGACATCGAAATTA CTGATATGGTGATAGCAGCGAACGCGTTCATAATCTTCCTGGGCGGCTTCGAAACCACATCTTCGACCCTGGCTTTCTTGTTCCTGGAGCTGGCGGCGCATCCGGAAGTCCAGGACAAGATGAGGAGCGAGATCGAGGAAGTTATCGCCAAGCACGGCCAGATGACGTACGAGGCGTTACAGGACTTGACGTATATGGAGATGGTTATATTGG AGACTCTTCGCCTGTACCCGCCGTTCCCGACCATCCAGCGGATGTGCACGAAAGACTACACCATCCCGGGGACCACTACAGTCGTGGAGGAGGGCACCATTGTGCTGTTCCCAACGCTGGGCATACACAGAGATGAACAG TACTTCCCCGATGCGGAAGCGTTCCGCCCCTCGCGCTGGGcgggcgccgcgccgccgcccggtGTGTATGCGCCCTTCGGCGACGGGCCCCGCTACTGCATAG GGAAGCGGTTCGCGATGATCCAGATGAAGAGCTGCCTGTCGCAGGTGGTCCCGCGGGTGCGGGTCTTCCCGGTAACGCCCCGCGCCGGGCCCTTCGCGGCGGACCCGCGTTCCCCGCTCACGCTGCACCCCTACGACTCCCGCGTCAGAATCAGCCTCATTCAGACAGACAATTTtacttttactgctggacagaaatag
- the LOC135079237 gene encoding formin-J-like isoform X1, translated as MESLRNLMQNINSSAMSRQESADADRHFHGQPSEPDGDHGPRDLPYPDDSNLPQDELATQDQGEQKETSWYGKSSCFLPTSFFDLQSNIDFLNECCPLSIQVVDCKEHPWYYKKYNLSYTQENKLNMDNNSSENLHNPITIDLTDYTCDGFLNKNEMVNIPHNIICQSKNVDKKRKNDQTKNISCKRYKSDADLALSQANVSKLDYNYKHNTGLIGLKVVSSEQLNNISSSANTNKTKFTKVPKPSKCKTAKARPKPKPIEKNETITSALKLLRNLGTTIHTVTNINTESSGANPTNGNASIIGFLKTTTCAKPKSKEKNETFTSASETLRTTIPVVNKNLENERNPTSRNASISLPILPATITCTKPKPKAKNETVTTASETLRTIIQPVVNRNLENERNPTSRNASISLPILPATITCAKPKPKTRNETVTTASETLRTIIQPVVNRNLENERNPTSRNASISLPILSATITCAKPKPKTRNETVTAASGTLRTTVQPVVNKNPENERNPTSRNASINLPIVPATITCVTPKLKEKNKTNTSSSGTLGTTVQPAVNKNPENKSNSTTGNARLPVLPATVTCSKPKPKEKKYNITAASETLRTTVEPVTIKNPENGRNPTSRNANISLPVLPATTTCTKPSPNEKKYYITSASESLGLLGTIIQPMDNKNLENRANPTNGNVRISNNETPVSPSNSAVKSRQNNIFKRKKQKNMPTISPVYIAHYKKYLELNNSSASLIKNNLNEQSKNNLIKQITPTSIVERDSTNVVAASSSSFRSNSPILPCNSNSELKQLLRKDIQYTKVAKDKNAHSMKPTVTNNVVYKNENIIITVPSNSKNSQKQPLPSELDKLTKGNDNDVKNIEASKTSLHSAMSNDNMNSITKERMNPANKFKLTPSKKTDLKNSDKHIYDNNNAMSATSNNQYHTHNGARKPSLINHNSNIIHKSTCKSKSSNSSKTLPVPNLRTESTHSPIVDVNKIPATNTMKHPGNLVQIQEQKTGSNMNESIRANMNTNDSALNEQAIYQRNYATTVTNIQVPNQVLQPGKISKTEPPNKNSAAPAKNKTPVSTNMRNQPKFYSHDITVNGSPNNFTRNHTNVTQSAVNIGYPHIPYTGGHPISHLPNPSYPPPPLQYPPPPLQCPPPPPPPPPPTPHVTSLPPPPLPPQHLLTSLQPLWFTHPPPPIPEQYQNKNQPQIYGNKPAGEIARDDNTIGSRNVPTILKRNDVIITPINNNNLTFENQHVEAKGADTTLKQSTNSSNVLRNGDNMPNIDKSKTSKPGPLCMKNKTGPFAVKKMCLEPNIKAQSHGPQPNRGYSPALSPQNEILARLQAQMNPMLFPNADTNTPTNSRAPKSFKGQAKKSARKCENTCKSPKSLNDIVNMRQEYEI; from the exons ATGGAATCATTGCGGAATTTGATGCAGAACATAAATTCGAGTG CTATGAGTCGCCAGGAGTCAGCCGACGCTGATCGTCACTTCCACGGTCAGCCTTCGGAACCGGACGGAGACCACGGGCCACGCGACTTGCCGTATCCGGACG ATTCCAATTTACCTCAAGACGAACTGGCGACTCAAGACCAGGGTGAACAAAAAGAAACTTCTTGGTACGGGAAAAGCAGTTGTTTTCTGCCTACGAGTTTCTTTGATCTACAATCCAACATAGACTTTTTGAACGAGTGCTGCCCTCTAAGTATTCAAGTGGTCGATTGCAAAGAGCATCCCTGGTATTATAAGAAATATAACTTGTCCTACACACAAGAAAACAAATTAAACATGGATAATAATTCCAGTGAAAACTTACATAATCCAATTACCATAGATCTAACTGATTATACGTGCGACggttttctaaataaaaatgaaatggtTAATATACCCCATAATATTATATGCCAATCAAAAAATGTTGATAAGAAACGTAAAAATgatcaaacaaaaaacatttcatgtaaacgATATAAAAGCGATGCAGATTTAGCTCTTAGTCAAGCAAACGTATCTAAATTAgattataattataaacataataCTGGTTTGATAGGTTTAAAAGTCGTATCATCTGAGCAACTTAACAATATTTCATCGAGcgcaaatacaaataaaaccaaattcACCAAAGTGCCAAAACCGAGTAAATGCAAAACGGCCAAAGCTCGACCAAAGCCTAAACCAATAGAAAAAAATGAAACCATTACCTCTGCTTTAAAACTTTTAAGAAATTTAGGGACTACAATTCACACTGTAACTAATATAAACACTGAGAGTAGTGGAGCAAACCCAACCAATGGCAATGCAAGCATAATAGGCTTTCTGAAGACTACAACATGTGCTAAGCCtaaatcaaaagaaaaaaatgaaacttttaccTCAGCTTCAGAAACGTTGCGGACTACAATACCGGTGGTTAATAAAAACCTTGAGAATGAAAGAAACCCAACTAGTAGAAATGCAAGCATAAGCCTGCCTATTCTTCCTGCTACTATAACATGTACTAAGCCTAAACCAAAAGCAAAAAATGAAACTGTTACCACAGCTTCAGAAACGTTGCGGACTATAATACAACCGGTGGTTAATAGAAACCTTGAAAATGAAAGAAACCCAACCAGTAGAAATGCAAGCATAAGTCTGCCTATTCTTCCTGCCACTATAACATGTGCTAAGCCTAAACCAAAAACAAGAAATGAAACTGTTACCACAGCTTCAGAAACGTTGCGGACTATAATACAACCGGTGGTTAATAGAAACCTTGAAAATGAAAGAAACCCAACCAGTAGAAATGCAAGCATAAGTCTGCCTATTCTTTCTGCCACTATAACATGTGCTAAGCCTAAACCAAAAACAAGAAATGAAACTGTTACCGCAGCTTCAGGAACTTTGAGGACTACAGTTCAACCGGTGGTTAATAAAAACCCTGAAAATGAAAGAAACCCAACCAGTAGAAATGCAAGCATAAACCTGCCTATTGTTCCTGCTACTATAACATGTGTTACGCCtaaactaaaagaaaaaaataaaactaataccTCATCTTCAGGAACTTTGGGGACTACAGTTCAACCGGCAGTTAATAAAAACCCTGAGAATAAAAGTAACTCAACTACTGGAAATGCACGCCTGCCTGTTCTTCCTGCTACTGTAACCTGTTCTAAGCCTAaaccaaaagaaaaaaaatataatattaccgCAGCTTCAGAAACTTTGCGGACTACAGTTGAACCGGTGACTATTAAAAACCCTGAAAATGGAAGAAACCCAACCAGTAGAAATGCAAACATAAGCCTGCCTGTTCTCCCTGCTACTACAACTTGTACTAAGCCTAGcccaaatgaaaaaaaatattacattacctCAGCTTCTGAAAGTTTAGGCCTTTTAGGCACTATAATTCAACCTATGGACAATAAGAACTTAGAAAACAGAGCAAACCCAACCAATGGAAATGTCAGAATTAGCAATAATGAAACTCCTGTATCTCCAAGTAATTCAGCAGTTAAGTCacgtcaaaataatatttttaagagaaaaaaacaaaaaaatatgcctACTATATCTCCAGTTTACATAGcacattacaaaaaatatttggaaCTTAATAATTCAAGTGcttcattgattaaaaataatcttaatgAACAATCGAAGAATAATTTGATTAAACAAATAACCCCTACGAGTATCGTAGAGAGAGATTCGACTAATGTAGTAGCTGCAAGTTCTAGCTCATTTAGATCCAATTCTCCAATATTACCATGCAATAGTAATTCAGAACTTAAGCAACTACTAAGAAAAGATATCCAGTATACTAAAGTCGCAAAAGACAAAAATGCACACTCGATGAAACCAACTGTTACAAATAATGTAgtttataaaaatgaaaatattattattacagtgCCAAGCAATTCCAAAAATTCTCAGAAGCAGCCACTGCCAAGTGAATTAGATAAATTGACAAAAggaaatgataatgatgtgaAAAATATTGAAGCATCTAAAACAAGTCTCCATAGTGCAATGTCTAATGATAATATGAATTCTATTACTAAAGAGAGGATGAATCCAGCTAATAAATTTAAGTTAACACCTTCAAAGAAAACCGATCTAAAAAATTCTGATAAACAtatttatgacaataataacgCAATGTCAGCCACTTCCAACAATCAGTATCACACACACAATGGAGCTCGAAAACCTAGCTTAATTAATCATAACAGCAACATCATTCATAAGTCTACTTGTAAGTCGAAATCTTCCAACAGTTCCAAGACTCTGCCCGTTCCCAATTTACGTACCGAGTCAACACATTCCCCAATAGTTGATGTTAACAAAATACCCGCTACCAACACTATGAAACACCCAGGCAACTTGGTTCAAATACAGGAGCAAAAAACCGGCTCTAACATGAATGAGAGCATAAGAGCAAATATGAATACGAATGATAGCGCACTTAATGAACAGGCCATTTATCAGCGGAACTATGCTACAACTGTAACAAATATACAAGTGCCAAATCAGGTATTGCAACCAGGAAAGATTTCTAAAACCGAGCCCCCAAACAAGAATTCTGCAGCTCCAGCAAAGAATAAAACTCCTGTATCTACGAACATGCGAAACCAACCGAAATTTTATAGCCATGATATTACAGTAAATGGATCCCCGAATAACTTTACACGCAATCACACAAATGTCACTCAATCAGCTGTAAATATAGGATATCCACATATACCTTACACTGGAGGGCATCCCATTTCACACCTTCCAAATCCGTCTTATCCACCGCCCCCTCTGCAGTACCCACCGCCCCCTCTGCAGTgcccaccgccgccgccgccgccgccgcctccaacTCCACACGTCACGTCGCTGCCACCGCCGCCATTACCTCCTCAGCACCTACTAACGTCACTCCAGCCTCTGTGGTTCACACATCCCCCTCCACCTATACCAGAAcaatatcaaaacaaaaaccAACCACAAATCTATGGCAACAAACCTGCTGGAGAAATCGCCAGAGACGATAACACTATTGGGAGTCGTAATGTGCCCACGATATTAAAACGTAATGATGTAATTATTACTCCTATAAACAACAACAATTTAACATTTGAAAACCAACACGTAGAAGCGAAAGGTGCTGATACAACTTTGAAACAGTCAACGAATAGTAGCAATGTACTTCGTAATGGTGATAATATGCCTAATATTGATAAAAGTAAAACATCGAAACCTGGCCCTCTTTGCATGAAGAATAAGACAGGACCTTTCGCCGTCAAAAAAATGTGTCTTGAACCAAACATAAAGGCACAGTCACATGGTCCTCAGCCAAATAGAGGCTACTCTCCGGCGCTAAGTCCGCAAAATGAAATATTGGCAAGACTACAGGCCCAAATGAACCCAATGTTATTTCCCAATGCTGACACAAATACACCCACAAATTCTAGAGCGCCAAAAAGCTTTAAAGGCCAAGCAAAGAAATCTGCTAGGAAATGTGAAAATACGTGCAAGTCACCTAAATCGTTAAACGATATCGTCAACATGAGACAAGAGTATGAAATTTAG
- the LOC135079237 gene encoding formin-J-like isoform X2, with the protein MSRQESADADRHFHGQPSEPDGDHGPRDLPYPDDSNLPQDELATQDQGEQKETSWYGKSSCFLPTSFFDLQSNIDFLNECCPLSIQVVDCKEHPWYYKKYNLSYTQENKLNMDNNSSENLHNPITIDLTDYTCDGFLNKNEMVNIPHNIICQSKNVDKKRKNDQTKNISCKRYKSDADLALSQANVSKLDYNYKHNTGLIGLKVVSSEQLNNISSSANTNKTKFTKVPKPSKCKTAKARPKPKPIEKNETITSALKLLRNLGTTIHTVTNINTESSGANPTNGNASIIGFLKTTTCAKPKSKEKNETFTSASETLRTTIPVVNKNLENERNPTSRNASISLPILPATITCTKPKPKAKNETVTTASETLRTIIQPVVNRNLENERNPTSRNASISLPILPATITCAKPKPKTRNETVTTASETLRTIIQPVVNRNLENERNPTSRNASISLPILSATITCAKPKPKTRNETVTAASGTLRTTVQPVVNKNPENERNPTSRNASINLPIVPATITCVTPKLKEKNKTNTSSSGTLGTTVQPAVNKNPENKSNSTTGNARLPVLPATVTCSKPKPKEKKYNITAASETLRTTVEPVTIKNPENGRNPTSRNANISLPVLPATTTCTKPSPNEKKYYITSASESLGLLGTIIQPMDNKNLENRANPTNGNVRISNNETPVSPSNSAVKSRQNNIFKRKKQKNMPTISPVYIAHYKKYLELNNSSASLIKNNLNEQSKNNLIKQITPTSIVERDSTNVVAASSSSFRSNSPILPCNSNSELKQLLRKDIQYTKVAKDKNAHSMKPTVTNNVVYKNENIIITVPSNSKNSQKQPLPSELDKLTKGNDNDVKNIEASKTSLHSAMSNDNMNSITKERMNPANKFKLTPSKKTDLKNSDKHIYDNNNAMSATSNNQYHTHNGARKPSLINHNSNIIHKSTCKSKSSNSSKTLPVPNLRTESTHSPIVDVNKIPATNTMKHPGNLVQIQEQKTGSNMNESIRANMNTNDSALNEQAIYQRNYATTVTNIQVPNQVLQPGKISKTEPPNKNSAAPAKNKTPVSTNMRNQPKFYSHDITVNGSPNNFTRNHTNVTQSAVNIGYPHIPYTGGHPISHLPNPSYPPPPLQYPPPPLQCPPPPPPPPPPTPHVTSLPPPPLPPQHLLTSLQPLWFTHPPPPIPEQYQNKNQPQIYGNKPAGEIARDDNTIGSRNVPTILKRNDVIITPINNNNLTFENQHVEAKGADTTLKQSTNSSNVLRNGDNMPNIDKSKTSKPGPLCMKNKTGPFAVKKMCLEPNIKAQSHGPQPNRGYSPALSPQNEILARLQAQMNPMLFPNADTNTPTNSRAPKSFKGQAKKSARKCENTCKSPKSLNDIVNMRQEYEI; encoded by the exons ATGAGTCGCCAGGAGTCAGCCGACGCTGATCGTCACTTCCACGGTCAGCCTTCGGAACCGGACGGAGACCACGGGCCACGCGACTTGCCGTATCCGGACG ATTCCAATTTACCTCAAGACGAACTGGCGACTCAAGACCAGGGTGAACAAAAAGAAACTTCTTGGTACGGGAAAAGCAGTTGTTTTCTGCCTACGAGTTTCTTTGATCTACAATCCAACATAGACTTTTTGAACGAGTGCTGCCCTCTAAGTATTCAAGTGGTCGATTGCAAAGAGCATCCCTGGTATTATAAGAAATATAACTTGTCCTACACACAAGAAAACAAATTAAACATGGATAATAATTCCAGTGAAAACTTACATAATCCAATTACCATAGATCTAACTGATTATACGTGCGACggttttctaaataaaaatgaaatggtTAATATACCCCATAATATTATATGCCAATCAAAAAATGTTGATAAGAAACGTAAAAATgatcaaacaaaaaacatttcatgtaaacgATATAAAAGCGATGCAGATTTAGCTCTTAGTCAAGCAAACGTATCTAAATTAgattataattataaacataataCTGGTTTGATAGGTTTAAAAGTCGTATCATCTGAGCAACTTAACAATATTTCATCGAGcgcaaatacaaataaaaccaaattcACCAAAGTGCCAAAACCGAGTAAATGCAAAACGGCCAAAGCTCGACCAAAGCCTAAACCAATAGAAAAAAATGAAACCATTACCTCTGCTTTAAAACTTTTAAGAAATTTAGGGACTACAATTCACACTGTAACTAATATAAACACTGAGAGTAGTGGAGCAAACCCAACCAATGGCAATGCAAGCATAATAGGCTTTCTGAAGACTACAACATGTGCTAAGCCtaaatcaaaagaaaaaaatgaaacttttaccTCAGCTTCAGAAACGTTGCGGACTACAATACCGGTGGTTAATAAAAACCTTGAGAATGAAAGAAACCCAACTAGTAGAAATGCAAGCATAAGCCTGCCTATTCTTCCTGCTACTATAACATGTACTAAGCCTAAACCAAAAGCAAAAAATGAAACTGTTACCACAGCTTCAGAAACGTTGCGGACTATAATACAACCGGTGGTTAATAGAAACCTTGAAAATGAAAGAAACCCAACCAGTAGAAATGCAAGCATAAGTCTGCCTATTCTTCCTGCCACTATAACATGTGCTAAGCCTAAACCAAAAACAAGAAATGAAACTGTTACCACAGCTTCAGAAACGTTGCGGACTATAATACAACCGGTGGTTAATAGAAACCTTGAAAATGAAAGAAACCCAACCAGTAGAAATGCAAGCATAAGTCTGCCTATTCTTTCTGCCACTATAACATGTGCTAAGCCTAAACCAAAAACAAGAAATGAAACTGTTACCGCAGCTTCAGGAACTTTGAGGACTACAGTTCAACCGGTGGTTAATAAAAACCCTGAAAATGAAAGAAACCCAACCAGTAGAAATGCAAGCATAAACCTGCCTATTGTTCCTGCTACTATAACATGTGTTACGCCtaaactaaaagaaaaaaataaaactaataccTCATCTTCAGGAACTTTGGGGACTACAGTTCAACCGGCAGTTAATAAAAACCCTGAGAATAAAAGTAACTCAACTACTGGAAATGCACGCCTGCCTGTTCTTCCTGCTACTGTAACCTGTTCTAAGCCTAaaccaaaagaaaaaaaatataatattaccgCAGCTTCAGAAACTTTGCGGACTACAGTTGAACCGGTGACTATTAAAAACCCTGAAAATGGAAGAAACCCAACCAGTAGAAATGCAAACATAAGCCTGCCTGTTCTCCCTGCTACTACAACTTGTACTAAGCCTAGcccaaatgaaaaaaaatattacattacctCAGCTTCTGAAAGTTTAGGCCTTTTAGGCACTATAATTCAACCTATGGACAATAAGAACTTAGAAAACAGAGCAAACCCAACCAATGGAAATGTCAGAATTAGCAATAATGAAACTCCTGTATCTCCAAGTAATTCAGCAGTTAAGTCacgtcaaaataatatttttaagagaaaaaaacaaaaaaatatgcctACTATATCTCCAGTTTACATAGcacattacaaaaaatatttggaaCTTAATAATTCAAGTGcttcattgattaaaaataatcttaatgAACAATCGAAGAATAATTTGATTAAACAAATAACCCCTACGAGTATCGTAGAGAGAGATTCGACTAATGTAGTAGCTGCAAGTTCTAGCTCATTTAGATCCAATTCTCCAATATTACCATGCAATAGTAATTCAGAACTTAAGCAACTACTAAGAAAAGATATCCAGTATACTAAAGTCGCAAAAGACAAAAATGCACACTCGATGAAACCAACTGTTACAAATAATGTAgtttataaaaatgaaaatattattattacagtgCCAAGCAATTCCAAAAATTCTCAGAAGCAGCCACTGCCAAGTGAATTAGATAAATTGACAAAAggaaatgataatgatgtgaAAAATATTGAAGCATCTAAAACAAGTCTCCATAGTGCAATGTCTAATGATAATATGAATTCTATTACTAAAGAGAGGATGAATCCAGCTAATAAATTTAAGTTAACACCTTCAAAGAAAACCGATCTAAAAAATTCTGATAAACAtatttatgacaataataacgCAATGTCAGCCACTTCCAACAATCAGTATCACACACACAATGGAGCTCGAAAACCTAGCTTAATTAATCATAACAGCAACATCATTCATAAGTCTACTTGTAAGTCGAAATCTTCCAACAGTTCCAAGACTCTGCCCGTTCCCAATTTACGTACCGAGTCAACACATTCCCCAATAGTTGATGTTAACAAAATACCCGCTACCAACACTATGAAACACCCAGGCAACTTGGTTCAAATACAGGAGCAAAAAACCGGCTCTAACATGAATGAGAGCATAAGAGCAAATATGAATACGAATGATAGCGCACTTAATGAACAGGCCATTTATCAGCGGAACTATGCTACAACTGTAACAAATATACAAGTGCCAAATCAGGTATTGCAACCAGGAAAGATTTCTAAAACCGAGCCCCCAAACAAGAATTCTGCAGCTCCAGCAAAGAATAAAACTCCTGTATCTACGAACATGCGAAACCAACCGAAATTTTATAGCCATGATATTACAGTAAATGGATCCCCGAATAACTTTACACGCAATCACACAAATGTCACTCAATCAGCTGTAAATATAGGATATCCACATATACCTTACACTGGAGGGCATCCCATTTCACACCTTCCAAATCCGTCTTATCCACCGCCCCCTCTGCAGTACCCACCGCCCCCTCTGCAGTgcccaccgccgccgccgccgccgccgcctccaacTCCACACGTCACGTCGCTGCCACCGCCGCCATTACCTCCTCAGCACCTACTAACGTCACTCCAGCCTCTGTGGTTCACACATCCCCCTCCACCTATACCAGAAcaatatcaaaacaaaaaccAACCACAAATCTATGGCAACAAACCTGCTGGAGAAATCGCCAGAGACGATAACACTATTGGGAGTCGTAATGTGCCCACGATATTAAAACGTAATGATGTAATTATTACTCCTATAAACAACAACAATTTAACATTTGAAAACCAACACGTAGAAGCGAAAGGTGCTGATACAACTTTGAAACAGTCAACGAATAGTAGCAATGTACTTCGTAATGGTGATAATATGCCTAATATTGATAAAAGTAAAACATCGAAACCTGGCCCTCTTTGCATGAAGAATAAGACAGGACCTTTCGCCGTCAAAAAAATGTGTCTTGAACCAAACATAAAGGCACAGTCACATGGTCCTCAGCCAAATAGAGGCTACTCTCCGGCGCTAAGTCCGCAAAATGAAATATTGGCAAGACTACAGGCCCAAATGAACCCAATGTTATTTCCCAATGCTGACACAAATACACCCACAAATTCTAGAGCGCCAAAAAGCTTTAAAGGCCAAGCAAAGAAATCTGCTAGGAAATGTGAAAATACGTGCAAGTCACCTAAATCGTTAAACGATATCGTCAACATGAGACAAGAGTATGAAATTTAG